The following proteins are co-located in the Vigna unguiculata cultivar IT97K-499-35 chromosome 9, ASM411807v1, whole genome shotgun sequence genome:
- the LOC114163036 gene encoding zinc finger CCCH domain-containing protein 6, translating into MRRLQKSKRVSWASDLDLCQVRLFLSEDSPSQVGLNSQDHLQAKASLQLPAGGPGSDDILPPGFEGTHTSCQFEIKPSQIPVIKWIIPPKIVLDLTWQVVCGEESKEVEDQRQREMRVLEAIYPRTSSIPPNPSVSVDVEDSNYMDGQAALIPITAIEDEDAAPDALSDSMEPVDASQSLELPPGMLKNSNSATSTQYARGLTSDVAAASVALTNIVRSNEQGKLIDHELLNNILSNPEVIEKLVRDYGATNNSQYVHNVGSSSAVFSNPHIPVIQGETATPSSIAFPATSSYTPSTGGQVAPVSTQWPPRPAASSAVVSSPVEVPAAKDVNYYKSLIQQHGGDKQETLPYSSKRQIHQPVTSYEPTYNQRAKVSKPKIMKPCIFFNSSRGCRNGANCAYQHDASFQPRGNNVPGIQSSKRMKMDHEISS; encoded by the exons ATGCGCCGATTGCAAAAATCCAAAAGAGTTTCATGGGCCTCCGATTTAGATCTTTGTCAG GTTAGGCTATTCTTATCAGAAGATTCCCCTTCACAGGTTGGATTAAATTCTCAAGATCACCTCCAAGCTAAGGCATCATTGCAGTTGCCTGCAGGTGGGCCAGGTTCCGATGACATTCTGCCTCCTGGATTTGAGGGAACTCATACTTCATGTCAGTTTGAGATTAAGCCATCTCAAATACCAGTTATTAAGTGGATTATTCCTCCAAAG ATTGTGCTAGATCTCACATGGCAAGTAGTGTGTGGGGAAGAAAGCAAAGAGGTAGAGGATCAACGTCAGAGGGAGATGAGAGTACTTGAAGCTATTTATCCTCGCACATCATCCATTCCTCCGAA CCCTTCCGTTTCAGTGGATGTTGAAGATTCAAATTACATGGATGGTCAagctgctctgataccaataaCGGCAATTGAAGATGAAGATGCAGCACCAGATGCATTATCGGATTCCATGGAACCAGTTGATGCTTCACAATCCCTTGAATTACCTCCTGGTATGTTGAAGAATTCAAACTCTGCCACAAGTACGCAATATGCTCGTGGTCTGACATCTGATGTAGCTGCTGCATCTGTTGCTTTAACTAACATTGTGAGGAGCAACGAACAAGGGAAATTGATTGACCATGAATTACTTAATAATATTCTCAGCAATCCAGAAGTGATTGAGAAACTGGTTAGAGATTATGGAGCTACTAATAATTCGCAATATGTACATAATGTGGGGTCTTCCAGTGCGGTTTTTTCAAATCCTCATATTCCTGTTATTCAAGGAGAAACCGCCACACCTTCATCGATTGCTTTCCCAGCCACTTCTTCGTATACACCATCCACCGGAGGTCAGGTGGCACCTGTTTCTACCCAATGGCCTCCTAGGCCTGCAGCCAGTTCAGCTGTTGTTTCTTCTCCTGTTGAAGTTCCTGCTGCGAAAGATGTTAACTACTATAAGAGTTTAATTCAGCAACATGGTGGAGATAAACAAGAAACACTTCCATATTCCAGTAAACGTCAGATTCACCAGCCAGTAACAAGTTATGAGCCAACATACAATCAAAGAGCTAAAGTGTCAAAACCAAAGATAATGAAGCCTTGTATCTTTTTCAACAGTTCTAGAGGATGCCGGAATGGAGCCAACTGTGCCTACCAGCATGACGCCTCATTTCAGCCACGAGGTAATAACGTGCCGGGGATACAAAGTTCAAAGAGGATGAAAATGGATCATGAGATTAGCAGTTGA
- the LOC114162368 gene encoding uncharacterized protein LOC114162368 encodes MLKFLSRVKIEFNALDPRTASCMEFLAQCNSRKAKESNPACEVEVKRGKVECAPQITVTFVNGVEELFDATATPAQSIRNLILEKGRQLETEQMFREAGESWPVIIPDEELSQIAPPTKPRKAEDKKQ; translated from the exons ATGTTGAAGTTCCTGTCGAGAGTGAAAATCGAGTTCAACGCGTTGGATCCTCGAACGGCGTCGTGTATGGAATTTCTGGCGCAATGCAACTCGCGTAAGGCGAAGGAATCGAACCCGGCGTGCGAAGTGGAGGTAAAGCGCGGCAAGGTAGAGTGCGCGCCGCAGATAACAGTGACATTCGTGAACGGCGTGGAGGAATTGTTCGACGCGACGGCGACACCGGCACAGAGCATAAGAAACTTGATTCTGGAAAAGGGTCGGCAGCTCGAGACGGAGCAGATGTTTCGTGAAGCAGGGGAATCCTGGCCCGTTATCATCCCCGACGAGGAGCTTTCTCAAATTGCACCCCCTACCAAA CCAAGGAAAGCAGAAGACAAGAAGCAATAG
- the LOC114162830 gene encoding uncharacterized protein LOC114162830, translated as MGSVSLKIGDGTASFRRATVCSSGVNILMIFSVITTNLFALYAFSSSPKDLHNHHLLHKNFSLISEQVTLILREIDLSQKKLAQMEKDLLGYESIDLSRNNTSNELKLFLRRHHLPLGKDSKTGITEMVSSVGHSCDQSSHLLYQYMNYKVSGPCPNDWSVAQKLVLKGCEPLPRRRCFAKTISKVGLLPFPTSLWEPPVNNTVNWSGLGCKSFECLKGKKLSRDCIGCFDLVNGYENQRFVKSRSKNDFVVDDVLTLGGGGIRIGLDVGGGSGSFGAVMAERNVTVVTTTLNVGAPFSEFIAARGLFPLFLSLDHRFPFYDNVFDLVHAASGLDDGGRQEKLEFLMFDIDRVLRAGGLFWLDNLYCVDEEKKRELTRLIERFGYKKLKWVVGEKVDSLGSGKSQAVLSAVLQKPARV; from the coding sequence ATGGGTTCCGTGTCTCTGAAAATAGGCGACGGCACTGCCAGTTTCAGAAGAGCAACCGTGTGTTCCTCCGGAGTTAACATTCTCATGATCTTCTCCGTCATCACCACCAACCTCTTTGCCCTCTATGCCTTCTCCTCTTCCCCAAAAGATCTTCACAACCACCACCTTCTTCACAAAAACTTCTCCCTCATCTCCGAACAAGTCACCCTCATTCTCCGAGAGATCGATTTGTCGCAAAAGAAACTTGCCCAGATGGAAAAAGACCTCCTCGGCTACGAAAGCATCGACCTTTCCCGAAATAACACTTCCAACGAACTCAAACTCTTTCTCCGCCGCCACCACCTTCCTCTGGGCAAAGACTCCAAAACTGGAATCACCGAAATGGTCTCGTCTGTGGGCCACTCCTGCGACCAGTCCTCACACTTGTTGTATCAGTACATGAATTACAAGGTTTCTGGACCCTGTCCCAATGATTGGAGTGTGGCACAGAAACTCGTTTTGAAAGGGTGTGAGCCTTTACCGAGAAGAAGGTGTTTTGCCAAAACCATTTCCAAGGTGGGGCTTCTACCTTTTCCCACCTCGCTTTGGGAACCTCCGGTTAACAACACTGTTAACTGGAGTGGTTTAGGTTGCAAGAGTTTTGAGTGTTTGAAGGGTAAGAAGTTGAGCAGAGATTGCATTGGTTGCTTTGATTTGGTTAATGGGTACGAGAATCAGAGGTTTGTGAAGTCTAGGAGTAAGAATGATTTTGTAGTTGACGATGTGTTAACTCTGGGAGGTGGTGGAATTAGGATAGGCCTTGATGTTGGAGGTGGTTCTGGGTCCTTTGGTGCTGTGATGGCTGAGAGGAATGTTACTGTGGTTACTACCACTTTGAATGTTGGTGCTCCATTCAGTGAATTCATTGCTGCAAGAGGACTTTTCCCTCTGTTTTTGAGCTTGGATCATAGGTTCCCGTTTTATGACAATGTGTTTGATTTGGTGCATGCTGCGAGTGGTTTGGATGATGGGGGGAGGCAGGAGAAGTTGGAGTTTTTGATGTTTGATATTGATCGTGTTTTGCGAGCGGGTGGTTTGTTTTGGCTTGATAACTTGTACTGTGTTgatgaagagaagaaaagagaattaACTAGGTTGATTGAACGGTTTGGTTACAAAAAGTTGAAGTGGGTTGTGGGTGAAAAAGTTGATAGTCTTGGATCAGGTAAGTCACAGGCTGTGTTATCAGCAGTGCTTCAAAAGCCTGCAAGAGTGTGA